One region of Dehalococcoidia bacterium genomic DNA includes:
- a CDS encoding AMP-binding protein, whose protein sequence is MNLGSLGLDNIQKYGPYESVYYEGKWYTNVEMELQSNKLGNALKSLGIQRGDRVAIQMPNSPVVIWSFPAIYKIGAIAVPMNPLLRPDQAAYIYQNSGARAVVTSPEFAPWVQAAQEQATELKHVIVTEKDDIPGTIFYDTLVSNQPDSLKIEETDNDDIAALIYTAGTTGPNKGVMHSHFSLYMTALGYGDFVLRYRSSTVEIRSTMMDVRTHKPIDIERKVTGGNRLALSLFVLPLSHSYGLATSLMGVIGAMRGVVMKWFNPEQALKLIQEFRVTNFSGVPTMYIMMLNHPDFDKYDLSSLQECACGAAPLPLAVGQQWKEKTGTYIYEGWGMTETGATTCGNMPNKPPKYGSIGVCMIKADTIKIFDDQDNELPPGRTGELVVKGPTLMKGYWNMPQETANALRNGWLHTGDVGYMDEDGYFYITDRKKDIIIRGGENVSPREVEEVLLQIPQIAEVGVIGVKDDVYGEEIKAYCVLRKDEMISAGEILAYCKLKLPNYKVPKAIQFIDALPKNLLGKLLRAELRKMEAKQG, encoded by the coding sequence ATGAATTTAGGCAGCCTCGGCCTCGACAATATCCAGAAATACGGTCCATATGAAAGCGTCTATTACGAGGGGAAGTGGTACACCAATGTAGAGATGGAACTGCAATCCAACAAACTGGGCAACGCTTTGAAGTCACTGGGCATACAGAGGGGGGATCGAGTAGCCATACAGATGCCCAACAGCCCGGTTGTAATTTGGTCATTTCCTGCCATCTACAAGATAGGCGCGATCGCAGTACCCATGAACCCGCTGCTGAGACCGGACCAGGCAGCCTATATATACCAGAACAGCGGGGCCAGGGCCGTTGTAACCAGCCCTGAGTTCGCCCCCTGGGTGCAGGCCGCGCAAGAACAGGCCACCGAACTCAAACATGTCATAGTGACCGAGAAGGACGATATCCCCGGCACTATTTTTTATGACACTCTCGTCTCAAACCAGCCGGATAGTCTGAAGATCGAAGAGACCGATAATGATGATATTGCGGCACTGATCTATACAGCTGGCACGACCGGTCCCAATAAAGGCGTAATGCACTCGCATTTCAGCCTGTACATGACGGCGCTGGGATACGGCGATTTCGTCCTTCGCTATCGCTCTTCTACGGTTGAAATTAGAAGCACCATGATGGACGTAAGGACCCATAAACCGATAGATATCGAGCGCAAGGTAACCGGGGGCAACCGCCTGGCCCTCAGCCTTTTCGTCCTGCCGCTCTCACATTCTTACGGATTGGCCACCTCACTGATGGGCGTCATCGGCGCCATGAGGGGCGTTGTGATGAAGTGGTTCAATCCTGAGCAGGCCCTCAAACTGATCCAGGAGTTCCGTGTTACTAATTTTTCCGGCGTGCCAACAATGTATATCATGATGCTCAATCACCCGGACTTCGACAAGTACGACCTCAGCTCTTTGCAGGAGTGCGCCTGCGGGGCGGCGCCTCTGCCACTCGCGGTGGGACAACAGTGGAAGGAGAAGACCGGCACATATATTTACGAAGGCTGGGGCATGACGGAGACCGGCGCTACAACATGTGGCAATATGCCCAACAAACCGCCAAAGTATGGATCCATCGGCGTCTGCATGATAAAGGCAGATACCATCAAGATATTCGATGACCAGGATAATGAGCTGCCGCCCGGCCGGACAGGCGAACTGGTGGTCAAAGGGCCCACCCTTATGAAAGGCTATTGGAACATGCCTCAGGAGACCGCCAACGCCCTTCGTAACGGCTGGTTGCACACCGGAGATGTCGGCTACATGGACGAGGACGGCTACTTCTATATCACCGATCGCAAGAAGGATATCATCATCAGGGGCGGTGAAAACGTATCGCCACGGGAGGTTGAAGAGGTCCTGCTTCAAATACCGCAGATCGCAGAGGTCGGTGTTATCGGCGTCAAGGATGACGTATATGGAGAGGAGATAAAGGCGTACTGCGTGCTGCGCAAGGACGAGATGATCAGCGCCGGGGAAATACTGGCCTACTGTAAATTGAAGCTGCCAAATTATAAGGTTCCCAAAGCCATTCAATTTATCGATGCGTTACCCAAAAACCTGCTGGGCAAATTATTGCGGGCTGAACTGCGCAAAATGGAAGCTAAACAGGGCTGA